Genomic segment of Candoia aspera isolate rCanAsp1 chromosome 2, rCanAsp1.hap2, whole genome shotgun sequence:
actaaatgaataaacaacaatactatAAACACACAGTTGACTCTAGAAGTCCAATAGTCCCAATATGGACTGCTCATATTTAAGCCTGCTCCTCAAAAGGACAGTActcactttctttcttttactggaAGATGCTGCCATTTACAAGAATTGATATAGGCaggtgtaatggtgtgtgggaatgaccttgggagacaggaggaagagctgcagcctagacaacagtctgataaacgaAATTGGAGTCTGAAGGAAGACGGGtggtgaaagcatctcagaagattgatgtcagccttgcaaggtagtccagacaagaagcacacccaggagaaTTAACTCTATCTTTCTTGTAAagttactttaacagaatcttccaaatctgaaagtacccctcctgtccctccctttttccctcctgaaaactagggagggtcccttctgagacgctttcgccattcctcttcctttggactcaaatttcgtttatcagaccattgtctaggctgtggctcttcctcctgtctcccaaggtcattcccatgtaccattacagCAGGCCATTCTGCTCTGTCCAAGAAAGATCAGCAGAGGTATAGAGAGCACTCTGGGAGAGGCAGAGAGCATCTCCACACCTTTTGCCTTCTGGGACTGGCCCTGCTCACTGTGGCAATGATTCTGAAAAAAAACCAACTCttggaaaaggaaggagtattaggtatgttcgctgccttgaattatttataaaaagtaattaagacagaatacaaataaaataaataaataaactcctctTCCAATGGCAATCATTGGTGAGTGCTCCCATGGCATGCtcccaaaatgcaaaataattttccaaaggGAGCAAGAAGTATTTTCCtccaataaatgtatttttaaaatgagagggTGGTCTTGGATTTACTGAGAATGCATGTAAGATCCCCCCACTCACCCACActattttggtggtggtgggcaaCCATTCTAAGTTCCAAGTGAACAGAGTCTGCCCTCAGCCCCTTTGACTTTTCCTAGATCCAAGGAATATTGGGAAGTGTTGTCATTTGAGGTGTCTTAATAATGGCTAGACTGAGCCAAAAAATTGCTTTCCTAGAATAAAGGCTTCCAGTGATGCTGGCTAATCAGGTTGTAGAAAAAAACAGAACGAGCAAACCATTTTGTATAAGActgtcacttgttgagatgggcagctatagaaattaaataaataaataagaactagCCAGTAGTTTGTTGTTATTTCGAGAATATCCAAAACATCTGGGTGACTGTCAAAACCCAAAAAcaatctctcttttttccctaCTAATTATCACAAAGAAGAAACCGCTGCTGACAAGATAAGCTCCATGGAAATGAACTACAGTGATACAGTTCATCTCAGTGAGTGCTGTGCAGGAGAACCCTTTGAGATTCTTATCGATACTTTAGGCATTGTGATTTAAAGCCACCTAGATTAGATTTCCCATTTGCTATGATATGAATTTTTTCTTACTCTCACCTGATCTCCATTAGCCATCATTTGCATGTTGATGCTATCCTGCCTTACAGATTTTCTGCAAAGATTGCAAAGATTCTCATTTTGACAATTGCACCAATGCTGATAATCATGATGGTGCTCAAAATTCACTGTCTGAGAGCACCATAGCCTTACCACAGCACCATAGCCTTCACTGGACTAGTTCCCTCAAAGTGTGCTAGAACTGCAACTTCCAACACTGGCAGCCAGCAGCTATTCTGAGAATTACAGCCCTAATATATCAAGATggaaccaagttggggaaggccatCTCAGTTGATGGCAGCTTTAGCATCAACTTTTCTTTAAAACCAGAAATATCTGGCAACCCTGAGAGGACTCCCCATTACTGatagggctgtgcagcatttcagattTAAAGGCTACAAGGTATTTTGGTGCACAGGGGTGTGCAGACACAGGACTTCTTCAGGCAACTCCTTCAGGTAGCTCTATGTGGACTTAGCATCATCTGGCTGCCCTCAATGCCATGAAATCATGGATTTACTGAAGGAACCAGAGAAAGGGATCTGCTCACAAAGTGAACTGGCAACCCATTCCAATAGAAGTTCTTGGGAATATTCTTTCTTACTGACGCCTCTGCATTGTCCCTACTCACCTCTCAGCTGGCACATCCTTCTCACTGGAAGAGTAGGGATATGGCTCTGCAATCTGAAAGGAAGTATGGGCAGCAGTGAATATACAGGGTAGTGAGGAGCAATCTTTCCCTGGTTGTTTTGGATGTAACCCCACCTGGGTAACTTCCTTGTTCTGTCTAGGTATGTGAGGAGCAACTTACTGGTTGGCGGGCACTCACTGATCCTGGAGATGTAGTATGGCTTAATAATGATGAGTAACTCCAGTAGGAAGATGTAGAGGGCTCAGAAGTGTTGACATCCATGTCTgagataaaagaaagagaaggctaTCAAAGACTCTAATGGTGTGGCATATAATTTTTGTTATCCATgaatataaaaacattaataaagGTTGACAAGGGCTAGATCAGCTTTCTCTGATTGGGCGCTCTCCAGATAGGTAGTTttctgttcccagaattctcagtaattGTCAGTTTGACTGAAACCATTATGGTTCTTATCTTACAGGGCTTTTGAATTTTCCAAGCCTATTTTGCACTCTCATTTTTTCCTACCTTCTGATGCATATGTGGAATGTTCTTCATGGTGGGGCAAACTGAAATTATAACTCAGGTAGGACTTGGCAGGACTGGGATCTAGGAaatcacaggaaaaaaagaactacTTCAAGCAAAAGCTTTTCCTCTTTCTGGCATATATgtagtgtgtgtgtatttacagtAAAAAGCAAGTTAAACTATTTAAGCTGAGAACAGGTTGCAGAAGAGACTGTATCTGCAAATGGTTTTGGATCTTTTTGGCAATTTGTTTTGCTATTCTGTTGACTTTAGCTTGCATATGACATAACacaattacagatagtcctcacttgacagcggtaattgggaccagaatttctgttgctaagcgaaacagctgtaaagtgtgacatcacgtgactgcatcgcttaccaatggaaattccagaacttcttgttgccattgttaaacgaatcaccgtgggtcattaagcgaggacatcatgcggtcgccatttgcaacctcctgctggcttccccattgattttgcttgtaagAAGCTGGCAAAGGAGGTCacaaatagcgatcatgtgactgcaggaacgCTGTAATCATCGTAAgtacaaggactggtcgtaaatacCACTCATTTAGTGCCATCAtaagttcaaacagtcgctgaactagtggtctttaagtgaggatCACCTGTATGTATATTGCAGAATTCATTCCTGGGAACAGAATACAACATTCCAGAAATTCTgacttttttataaataaaagataacCTTCATTATAATTACAAAGcaagttttaatataaatgtatcaATGAATAGCAAATGTCAGAACAGAATTGCTGCTAAAATAAGCTTCAACATCCAGCCTACCTATGGATTATGGAGAAAGTTGTATTCCTGCCTGTATTAGCTTGTATGAATTACATTAGTTCATATTAAATAAAGATATACCAACCAAATTAATAGTTCCCAAGCTAATGTAGAAACTGGAAGATATGTGTGttctttaatttttgtatatttcAGTATAAATCTCCAGTAAGAAAATGCATACAAAGTGTGTTAAGGAAAAATAGCATTCCAAAGGGTAGATACATGGAAAGATTATTTGCAAAAGTGTACGTATTAAGGACACTGtatacaaaaatgtgtatgaatGTACAGGTGTATGAAAATCAACACTGAATTATACattatgtagatttttttttttaaatcacaatttgTCATGGAAACAGGATGGAAGTGACTTTTGACTTAAAAAAGACAAACATAGAAAGCAAAAGGCACCCATCCTCATGTACTGAAAAATGTACCTGTTTATGATGCAGAGTATTAATTTTGGCAGTGCCAGTGCCAACAAAGACATAGCTAACCTTGATGTCAAAATGCCCTAAAAGCTCTAAAATCAACCTTCTGGGACCAAATGCAGTATTGACTGCATGTAGtctctgatttttaaataaaatcccaTCAACCTAATTGTGATTTTAAGCACAACTGAGCCATATTTAGATAGAAATTCCTGTTTTCAGGGTCAAGCTCTAAAAATGAACAAGACTGAGCAAAATTTCctaagatcaaaaataaaatattaactgtGTCACTTCTTTTGGTGAGAGAAAATACGTATTTCCTTTGctataaagaaaaacaataaaatacacctTCTCCCCAAAGGAAAAACTCCCCGCTTTTCAATATCCTCATCCTAGGTCCATGGCCTGCAGACCATCATCCTTTGGCCAAAGACTCTCCTCTCACACCTACCTTCATCTCTGTACTTAGAATAGTATTCCTCTGTTGTTGGGACGTATTCTTTGAAGTAAGTCCTTGTGGAGCCAAGAGCTGCAGGGCAGAATGAATTAGAAGGTGTTTACTTTGGTCCAGCCTCAGCAGAAGGCAGTACCTGGGTCACTTTATCTAGGCTTGGAAACTAAGAAAGGTTGGATCTGGTTCATACTATTACAAAAcaccagggctgtagactagactgagaTGTTGCAAAACACTCTcagaaaaaagcagtggcaaactatcTCCCTACTGTTGTCAAGAAGACAACATGTACATGCCCACATAGTCACCCAGAGTTGAGCTTGAATCAAAGGAGACTTTCCCTTTCTAATTTAAACCTGGATTGTCCATTTCCTCAGAGCACTTAAGACCAAGAACACACATGCCATTGCCCTGCTAGttttctccttttgtttgtttgtttgtttcctggaTTGTTCTTCCTCATCCTTCTAATGTCTTTTGATTCTTAGTCCACGTCTGTCTTTTACTCCTGCCTTAGCAATTCACTTCACTCACCTTCTCGTCCATGGCTGAAGTCTTCCCTCTTTCGTGGACTGACAAAGGTCTCTTTTACATAGCTTTCGCTGGTGCTTGGCTCTATGTGGGTAAGAAAAGAGGTTAGTGCCTGGCAGGGGGAGTTTTCTCCTTTTGGGTCAGATTCTTCTTACCTGTGTGGGACACTGATCCTCCAGGTGAAGGAAGTTGAGTCCGCTCAGTCTCATATTCATAGACTTTCTTTTCATAAAGTTTCCGAGTAGATCCTGGGGAATGGAAACCAGGCTGGGGTTAACTCTAAGCAGACAACAATCTACAACACTTCAGCCTCCTCCACATGCTCCTTACTCTTCAACTAATACTTCCTAGGCATTCCCAGATGTCTTTACTGTCTTTGCTTCAAAGACTTGCCAACTCCCAAAGGACAGCTCATTGTACAACCTGCCCTACATACTGCTCAGAGAGCACGTAAGTCTGTGGTGAAGACACGCCCAAGGTCACATTCGTCCAACAAGAATGTGGGTTGgatatttcaaaagaaaagcaaCTCCTGGTTAGATGCAGCTCTTTTTCATTTTCAGAcacttcttatttttcttctccttaaaGAGCCAGAAGATTCAATGAAAGTAGCCATATTTGTTGTTTATGCATCTTCCTCCCTTACCTGTGAGAGCAGAGAGGCAGTATTTTTAAAAGGAGCAGTTGGTTGGAAAGGGGAATTTTTCCCCAACTTAACTCCCCATGTGCTCCATCTCTTCAGACAATTCACCTCTAGTGAAAAACCTTCCTGTTTTGAAAACTGGAGGAAGgcgagagggagggggagaacagAATCCTCTCTTACCCACTGGTCTCTTCTGCTGTAAAAGCCAGATGTGCAACCTCTCTGAGCCAAGAACCATCCTTGGCTTTCAGTGGTATGCTGAAGGGAGGGCCTGGCTGGGCTCCAAAAGGCAAAAAGGACCCAGACTAAAATGAGTGACTACAAgaaaataaggtaaaggtaaaggtaaaggtttcccttgacattaagtccagttgtgtccgactccagggagtggtgctcatctccgtttcaaagccgaagagccagcgtttgtccgtagacacttccgtggccggcatgactacatggaacgccgttacctgcctgccgaagcggtacctattaatgtactcacatttgcatgttttcgaactgctaggttggcaggagctgggactagcaacgggagctcaccccgtcatgtggattcgaactgccgaccttctgatcggcaagctcagcggtttaaccagcagcgccaccacgtcccacacACAAGAAAATAAACTTGATATAATTTaatgttaataaaataattaaaattaactaaGGGTAAGTTTACATCTAATCAATATTTCAATAATTTCCCCTACCCTGctgattaaaaattacaatttggcaaGGAGGGGGCTGCACATAAGGTTTGGGGAGAAGAAAGCACCTTTGCTGTAAAACTTCATCTTTTACTTTTTTGCTTAATTTATGAATTCTTTCTCTCCTAGCCTGCTACTTCCCCACTTCCAAATTCCAAGGCAAGTCTACTTGCTTTTTCTGCTCCGGGTAAAGACATTGTCATAACACATACCAACAACAGGCCCATGGGGGATACTGTATTTCTTCAGTCGTGCAATAAGTTCCTTGTCTGTCATACCTTTATACTCATCCATGGTGCTACCTAGAAAATGCAGAATGAGGGTGGGGAGAAATAAGTCACAGCCGATATTCCCAAATAACAATTAACTGTACAATCGGAAAATAtctgcttttaaaacaaaataaagatgtCTCACAAAATATATTACCTTGAAACCAAATGTAACTACAGTACCAAGATTGCTACAGGTTCCCTGCAGAGTATGATTTCCATTGAGGtgtatatgttttcttttttgtgaagGGGGCAAAATGAAATCAAGCTGTTCCTAAACTACTTACATActaaagaaagaaatgagagGGGGAAGCAAAAACCAAATCTAACATAAATAAACTCAATATTTGGAACATACTATATATCCCAGAATATGAAAGGGCTAGGGACAATGTACAACTACATTGTGCTCTATTATAACAAAAGGGGTTGAGCAATAACAGTAAAGGCGGTATTGCCTCACCAAGAGTTTATATTCTGAACACCTTTCTACAAACTGGCCATTGTCTATGAATAGTCTGGGCAATATTGGATTAAGCCAGGCAAGGTAGTGGTGGGTGGATCCAACTCAGTGCAAGGCAGTTTACTGACATGGCATTGCTAAAGTCTCTAGGAGGGGCACATAGTTTCCCAAGGCACACTCGCCAAGTGTGGGAAAAAAGGACTATGTTCTTCCTACTCCTGTtgatgaaaaaaaattcaaagaaaccATTCGGAGACTCCCTCTGAATCAGGATAAAGAACTTGTTATCCCATTACACATGACAACTTATCAGTGAATGCACTCTCAGGAGTACTGTCAGCAACAAATGTTTTGTCATGTATACTTATTTTAGTCAAGCTTTATTTAACTGCCACAGTCTGCATTTTTGTGTATCATTTCCCCCTATACCTGTATGTGTatggatttcttttattttacttatttgaatttattattgcTGCTCAACTTCAATACCCCAAACTTTGGATAACTCTTAATGCAGCTAATAATATTCAGTCTAGTTCATCAAAATGTATGCCTTGATAAATGTGTAGATTTTTAAAGGGCAACAAAGCAACAAGCTTTTTGCAGTTTTTGCAAGATTATAACTTTGACAAAAgtgcaggggtggtggtggtggaggggcgGCAGACCAAAGAACTATAAGCCACTCCTAAAGTTTTTCACCATAGTTTTTGCCTGAGCATGGATACAGATTTCATTTCAGCAACAAAAGGAAAAGCCATATAAACCAATTCCCTTCAAATATCTTCATACGTTATTTAATCAGTATGGGCCCCAAAAGAAATACACACATTCTAGATACATATTACAAGGGACTGTGTCAGAATTAGAATCCACACGTTGTACTGagtcatggtttgtttttatAATGGCTGGTTGAACAACCATAAATAAGATCAACATATTCAATCACATCTTGTTCTGGAACTTTTTCCAATTCAAATTCTCCTAAAAACCAACATCACTGAAAAATGCAAGGCAAAAAAGCAAAACTTCAAGTTATTATTGCACCTAGCTAGATTTGTCTGAAATCCTGTTTTCAAAGTTCAGGTTCTGCCTCTGTGAAGAAGATAAAATGTTTTTACCCAAACGGAAAAGCATTCAGTACTGGGGCCTGAATCAGTATCAGACATAGTTTGCAAATTTGTTTTGTCTCAGATGCCTGGGCGTGCCTTGGCTTCCCTTGAATTTCCCTGTCTCTCTCTGTACAAAGCAGAACTCAAACCAAAAACTGTAACTCTTTTTTTGCCTAACAGTCTGAGACAGATAGGGGTTTGATACATATTTATTCCATAACAATGGGAACTTATTATAATTGCATGCTTCCTGTGCTTaagattaaacattttttaaaataatttaggtaAGCAAATGGTCACAGAGAAACACTCTGGTAATTAGGAGTTTCAGTGGTACCTAATAACCAACAATAGAAGTCCAAGGTTCCTTTTTAAATTTGGGGAGCATTTAAATATAGAGGACAGGAAGAGAACCAAGATAATACCGGCTTTACCAATCAGCAGCTTGCATGCCTGAACTTGACTATGCTATCTTTCCAATTATAAATGTCTGCATTAAACTGAAGCCTAAATTGCGTTGAATGGAAAAAGCAAATTCACGCGGGAAAAGAATGAACGTCAGCCAGCGGGTAGCCGAGCTCCGGAGTAAATTTAGCTAGCAGCGGGAAGAAAGTAGCCCCGCCCAAAGCATACTTCAGGGTCAGCTAAGGAACCCGAGAACCTATCCCATCAGCCACTACCTGCAGTCCTTTTGCAAGGAAAGCAGTTTGGTCGCGCTCCAGGCCCTCCAACACCCCACCCATCCTCTGACAAGAGAGCAAACGCCGAAGCAGCGAGCGAAGGACGGACCGACGGACGGAGGAGCCGAGGCTTGACAGCTGCCAACTTTCCTGAGTCTGGGGTGCTCCTGGCTCGGCGCCGCCTCGTCGACAGAGGTCAGAGCGGCGGGAGACGCGTCTAAAAGAGCTAAACGGAGGAGGTAGAAGGTCACCCTTCCGCCCGTTCCTAGCCCCCTCAACACTTCGTTGTGGCCCACTCTCTGCAAAACGAGAGACGTGCGGTCGCTGCCCGGGCTAAGCCTGCAGGCTCGGCGTGGGCGACGCGTTCTATGCCCGGATCCTACGGCCCAGCCTTCTTCCATAACGCGCGGATCCGACGACTCTCTCTACTCCCCACAACTATATATATCCAGCCGCCAAAGGAAAAAAACGGCGGATGTCCCCGTATCATTCCAACTTCAGGAGAGACAGAAAAGGGGGAGACGAAGCTGGCTTTGAGGGGAGGGTGGGGTGCGCGGGCTGGGCAGGACAGAAGTTCTGATGCGGCCAGGCTGCGAGGGAGAGGAACAGGCAAGCCCCTCCGCGGGAGGAGGGCGGGGGTCGTGTCAAAGAGGGTAGGGGCGACTTGGTACCTACCTGCTACTCCGGGCGCGCTGGGCTGGACACCATAAGGGAAGTGAGTCAGGCTACAGGGAGGGGAGGGCCCGACAGGCTTGGGATCTCAACGCGACGCGCACCCTCCTCCCCCGAAGCGGCCGGGCGGGTTTGGGGCGGGCTTCCTTTCCTCGCTGGCGCTCGAGCGGGCCGTTTGCCTTTTGTTCGTTTCAGACCTTTCTCTTTTTGGCAGAGCAACTTAACGACGCGCGTTTGCTGCCTTCCAAACTCAAGAAGCAGACTCAGACGCTATAGGCGGAGCAGAATCCTTTAgatataatagtagtagtagcagcagcagcagcagcagtaatagtagtagtagtagtagtagtagtaataataataatataataataataataataataataataatagaattgaCCAGACAATAACTGGATGCAGCCAAATCGTACAGACTGATTAAAGGCATGATCGAGTAGGGAAGTGGCTGCATTGGCATTTATttgttatttggggttttattgtttgtgtttttattattgttgttaggTGCCCAGGGCTGTGTGCCACAAGATAGGTGGCTGTATACatcttataaacaaataaataaataaatattaaaagtatgATTCAGGGTCCATTTGCTGGAAACATGAAATCACAGATAAAGCCACTGTAAATGACAGCGAAAGTTTTATAGGATTTAAAACTCAGACCGATGGACACTTCATACGTAGCTGCACACCAGACATTACTGTGGTCGTAGAGGACCATGTTGGGTTTATTGAGGatggtgtaaggattgcctaccctaatagactcagactcacaagcaggaacttaatgatatctgatttattaaagaatagtatgcaaatcatagggacgcggtggcgctgcgggttaaaccgctgagctgtcgatcggaaggtcggcggttcgaaaccgcgcggcggggtgagctcccgttgctagccccagctcctgcacaccaagcagttcgaaaacatgcaaatgtgagtagattaattggtaccgcttcggcgggaaggtaacggcgttccgtgagtcatgctggccacatgacccggaagtgtctatgacaacgccggctctaaggcttagaaacggagatgagcaccgccccctagagtcggacacgactggactttacgtcaagggaaacctttacctttacctagtatgcaaatacagagaaagctgagaatgagcaaaagcgcaccaaatacaaactaaaaaccctcagctcaaacgtaatccctcccctcgccctgcccctgctgttgcaaactcccccctccccccaggtgttggtaaccatttctgctgatgtcctggtaaagaaaccttgaacacacgagataacccaaacacattccaatccagctgctaacatataacaatcccacaagatggaatcctcctcccctcccagatgaaacacgcatcagccaaatgacatgcgaaacgttacgatgtaacagtaacattggaacggtgaacatgacataccgccccccccaaaacactaaggagcaggtttcagaggataagctagatgaaagcgtctaattAAAACGAgagagtgaacatcacgggcatacacccactcagggtggggaaagtgtttccaccgaatgaggtactgcagggtgccacgaagtcagCGAGAATcagggacctccttcacctcagaTTGCcgtctgtcaatcatgatcggagcaggaggtgggggttgcggatgccaatgattggagtggttgacaggcttgagcaaactgcaatgaaaaacaggatataaacgTTTCaggttgtgtggcaaatccagtttaaacgtgacagggttcacaactcccacaatgggaaaaggaccaacaaacttaggagccaacttcttcgagggctgagcggacttaatgaacttggtggaaaggtagaccttatcaccaactttaaaagcagcttgaagggctcgtcgcttatcagcgtgcagtttataggcagattgggcatcagccaacgcctgttgaatcactggccacgaatcagccaggtgagcagcccaatcagaagcagagcagggctacgcggggggttgaggcaactcaggaatgggaacaaaatcccatccaaaaacaatatagaaaggggtgtgccctgtgctctgatggatggcgttgttataagccacctcagcaaaaggtagcagatcaacccaattatcctgctgatagttgacaaatgccctcaaaaattgctccagggtcgaattaagaacctccgtagatccgtcagtctctggatgtgacgcagtggacaacgcctgcttggtgcccaccagcttcaaaaatgccttccaaaattgggaagtgaactgtgtcccgtggtccgtgatcaagcgggaggggctaccgtgaatccggtagatgtgaattagaaaaaggcaggccaattgct
This window contains:
- the EMD gene encoding emerin isoform X3, whose protein sequence is MDEYKGMTDKELIARLKKYSIPHGPVVGSTRKLYEKKVYEYETERTQLPSPGGSVSHTEPSTSESYVKETFVSPRKREDFSHGREALGSTRTYFKEYVPTTEEYYSKYRDEDMDVNTSEPSTSSYWSYSSLLSHTTSPGSVSARQPIAEPYPYSSSEKDVPAERDSSSYQSIFQRKSSGLSSLRVQPRRAIHPERQAQAAEKALESSAETKRYFPLWPQLLLFGLLAAFLAFIYFLQGGADDNPFVKYFFQ
- the EMD gene encoding emerin isoform X1, with product MDEYKGMTDKELIARLKKYSIPHGPVVGSTRKLYEKKVYEYETERTQLPSPGGSVSHTEPSTSESYVKETFVSPRKREDFSHGREALGSTRTYFKEYVPTTEEYYSKYRDEDPSPAKSYLSYNFSLPHHEEHSTYASEDMDVNTSEPSTSSYWSYSSLLSHTTSPGSVSARQPIAEPYPYSSSEKDVPAERDSSSYQSIFQRKSSGLSSLRVQPRRAIHPERQAQAAEKALESSAETKRYFPLWPQLLLFGLLAAFLAFIYFLQGGADDNPFVKYFFQ
- the EMD gene encoding emerin isoform X2, which translates into the protein MDEYKGMTDKELIARLKKYSIPHGPVVGSTRKLYEKKVYEYETERTQLPSPGGSVSHTEPSTSESYVKETFVSPRKREDFSHGREDPSPAKSYLSYNFSLPHHEEHSTYASEDMDVNTSEPSTSSYWSYSSLLSHTTSPGSVSARQPIAEPYPYSSSEKDVPAERDSSSYQSIFQRKSSGLSSLRVQPRRAIHPERQAQAAEKALESSAETKRYFPLWPQLLLFGLLAAFLAFIYFLQGGADDNPFVKYFFQ